Within the Isachenkonia alkalipeptolytica genome, the region GTTGATGTCCTTAATTTTCATATAGGCCATGGATTTTCCTCCCTTAGTCTTCTACGCTTTCCAGCAGGATTCTTTCTTCAAATCCTCCCCGCTCGGTTTTCTTATCGGCTTTGATCCGTTCCAAGCTGAAAAGATCATCCCCCCGCAGCTTTGCCAGGGCATCAATCACCTCGAGAAGGTCGGCCAGCTCTTCAAAATCCCGGGTTTCTTTAAACTCCCGGATTTCCTCCTCCAGTTTTTGAATCAGGTAGCTTTCCATTTCTTCCTCGGGGATCACCTTGGTGACCGGGGTTTTCCCCGCCTCTTTAATCATCTCCGGAATCCGGTCCCGGACCAGTTTGTTATAGTTTGTCATTCTATCACTCCTTCCATAATGGCTTACCATAAGATATTCTACAAAAGTGAAAAAACTCCTTCATTTCGAAGGAGTTTTTTGGTTTGTTGTTTGTTCACTGTTTGTTTGTTGTATTTTTTATTGTTTTTTATAACCTTTTTATGATCTTTTCACGATCTTTCTACAGGTTTTGATTTAATTGTTCCACAATCTCATCGGCGTTCATGCCGTGAACCTGGGCGGCTTCTTCAATGCTTTCCATCTGCGCTGAGGGACAACCCACGCACCCCATGCCGAAACTCCCGAGAATTGCAATAGACTGGGGATAGGTTCGAACCACATCACCGATATTCATATCCTTCGTAATTTTCATAGGATCCTTCCTTTCCTGTTGGTTTTTTTCATCTGGGTTCATTATACCCCCTGGAAAACTAGAATTCTGTGAGGAAAATCACAGTGGGGAGAAATTTTCGAATCCTTACCGCCGTTACCGTCGGTTTTTCCATTTAAACAGAAGGAATAGGGCAATTACCCCGTAGCTTGCGGTCCTCCAGGGAACGCCTTCCTCCTCTTCTCCACCATTTCCGTCTCGGTTTATATCCTCTCCGCTTAACCGTGCGGTCTCTAAGGCCCGGGTCCAGGTAAAGTGGCTGTTGGTCTTAAAATCCGTCAGCTTCTCGGTATACAGATCATAATATTCGGGGGTATACACCGGGGCGTATGCATCCTCTTCCTGAAGGATTTCGGCGATTTCAACATAATAGGCTTTCTCTTCTTCCAAGTCCTCGGTCTCCCGGGCCTTTTCGATTAGTTCGTCCAGGGCTTCATTTTGGTAGCGGCTGATATTTCCCCGGTTGGTGCCGATATTCGATGAATGGAAATACCCTTCCACGGCGCCGAGAGGAGCAAAAGGATCCAGGGAAAGTTCTAGAAACACCACATTCCACACGTCCACATTGGCGTCGGCATCATAAATCAGATCCTCCATAATGGCGTTCATGCCTCCGTAGGCGTTATCGATTTCAATTCCCAGGGCATTGGCCCAGTCCCGATCCCACAGGGGGCTTAGGGTTTCGATAATATCCGAATGGGTACTTCCTATAATCCTGAGGGTCAGTACCTCCCCGTCTTTTTCCCGGTAGCCGTCGTCGTTTAAATGCCAGCCCCCCTCCGCTAAGATCTCCTTGGCCTTTTCGAGATCATAGCTTGGATTCTTTAGGGACTGAATCCCCTCTTCATCGGCAATATCCGCGTTTTCACCGAAGAAATGGGCGGGAACCGTGCCGTAGCCTTCAAAATGGTGTTCCATCAGCTCCTCTAGGTCCATGGCGTGTCGCAGGGCTTTTCGGACGGCGGGGTCCTGGGTGGCGCCGTTTTCATGATTGAAAAAATACAGACCCTGGCTGTCGTTGTAGTACTTGTTATGGGCGATTCCATCCTCTCCCTTGGCAATCTTGATGTTTCGGATTTCACTTTGGCCGTTGATCAAATCCACGTTTCCCTGGGTTAAATCATCGATTTCCGTATTTTCTTCAATCAGCTGCATAATAATTTCTTCAATGGCATAGGTCTCTTCATTGTAATAGTGTGGGTTCCCGGTTAAATAGACATACTCCCCCATGATCAGGTTTTCTAACGTATAGGGTCCCGACCCTAAGGGCTCTGACCGTTTTTCCCGAAGCCGGGCGGTATCGTTGTATCGGTAAAACTCCTGATATTCATGTTTCGGTACAATATAAAAGCCGACACTCTCCAGATTTTCCCCGCCTCCTTGTTGAAAGCGAAATTCCACGGTTCCATCGTCGATGGCCCGCACTCCGGGAAAGTCCTCGGTATCCCCTTCCCGGTAGGATTGGTAGCCTTCTAGCTTTCGGGCATAAGTGTTGTGTCCCCCCGCATAGGAAGGGTCGGAGATCACCCGGTAGCTAAACACCACGTCCTCCGCCGTTACCGCCTCTCCGTCGGAAAAGGTGAGCCCTTCCCTCAAGGTTACGGTGATGATTTTCCCGTCCTCGCTTATCTCCCACTCTTCGGCGGCGTCTCCGGTCCAGTTTCCCTCAAAATCCCGGCGCACCAGCCGTTGAAATACCAAATCCACCACGTCGCCGTCGGCCCCCTGGGGATAATAAAAGGGATTGAAATTCCCCGTGGAGGATTCTATTCCCACGGTTAACAGGGAGTCCTCCTCCCCGCTGTATCCATAACTTAAGCCGGAGGAAAACCCCTTCCCCGGTAAGGCTCCGCTGATCAGTATCATAAGGCAGATTCCCAGTATTCCAATGAGCTTTTTTTGGTCTCTTCCTTGTTTCATGCCATAACCCTCCCTACAAATTATAACTCGGCTGTGATTTTTGTTCATTTTATCATGATACCATATTTTTTGTACTTTTGTATGCTTTTTTATACCTATGTATATTTTTTTAAGATTTACGGGCCAATTTTCCTTTTTCCCCGGTTTATGATATGCTACTAAGGGTGAAATCAACAATCCAACAAAGGACGTGAAATACTTTGCAATTACTAAAAAAAATGATTCACCCCGACCTTGCGTCCACCGAGGGAAGAACCTTTCCGCGGACCACGGCCCGGGGGATTATCCTACAGGGTGAGAACATCCTACTGATGTATACCAAGCACTACAACGACTACAGCTTCCCCGGCGGCGGTGTGGACTCCAAAGAGAATTTGCTTGAAGGACTGAAACGAGAGCTGATGGAGGAAACCGGCGCCCAAAATATCCAGGTGCTTGAGCCCTTCGGCTACATCGACGAGTACCGGCCCCATTACAAACCGGAATACGACCTGGTTCATATGGAGTCCTACTTTTACCGGTGCACCGCCTCCGATGAATTTCTGGAGCCGACCTTGGAGGATTACGAAAAGAACAACGGCATGCAGGCCCTTTGGGTCAATATTTTCGACGCCCTGGACCATAACCGCCGGGTGATTGAAAACAAAGAGGCTTCCATGGGCTTTTCCATTCTCCGGGAAACCTTTGTCCTGGAAGAGATTGCGAAAAAATACTTTCCCGATAAAGTAAACGAAAGTGCTTAAAGGAAAGTGCTTAAAGGAAAGCGCTTAAAGGAAAGCGCCTAAAGGAAAGCGCCTAAAGGAAAAAAAGTGTACCACGGGGTCCGACCCCGTGGTACACTTTTTTGGTCTTGCTTGGTCTTGCTTGGTCTTGCCGCGGCAGTAGGAGTGCTGCCGCTTTATTACTAGACTTTTTTAAAGATTGAGTATGTTAATAGTATACCCCTTTCCTTGGGGTTTCAAAACCGTCTTGAGTCTATTTATGTCTCCTTCTTAAGGGCGGGCTTTTCTCCGCCCGGGGGCGGAGCGCCCTGCATTTCCGTCAAATGCTTCCAATAGCGCTTCGGCATAAACTGCTGCTGCAGCTTTTTATTTTTCCGTTCGGTAATGGCAATACTTTGATGAAACTCCTTCCACAGGGATTGGAACATCGCCTCCCGTTGATGGAGCTTTAGCGCCCCGTCGATATTATACTCCCGCTGCAGCCAACTGCCTTGGGTGCCGATGACCAACAGGTTTCGCCCTTCGTCGTGGATCATCCACCGCTCCGGCCCTAAGCGATCGGCAAAATGAGGGGCGATCAGGCCGAGGATATTATACTTCGGTTGGATTTTTCCGTACAGCGTCCCGTCCTCCAGCTCCATAAACCGGGTAAGGCCCAGCATTCGATGTTTTTCCCGGAGGACTTTTTGCACCAGACCGTGAAGATTTTTTACTGCGTCCTCGGTGATACAGGCATCGATATCCCTTCCCTTTTGAAAGCCCAGGCGAAGATATCGGTAGATCCTGAGGCTGTGGGAGGCCTCCTGGGAAAGATAGGCGTAATAACAGTTTTTAAGAGCCTCTCGGGAGATTTTTTCTTCAATCCCCCGGTACACCCGGTCCGCCTTCTCCTCTTCGGTTTTAATGAAGCGGTAGCTGGAGACAAAGTCCTTTTCCACCGCCCCCTCCACCTGTATATCGGTGGGCCTCAGTTTTTCTAAGTAACAGACAAAGACCACGGTCAGCAGGCCTTCGAAGGTGCCGTCATAGGTTACAATCCGCATTACAATTCCCCCAGCACTTTGCTTTTTGCCTCGGTTTTTAGGATGCTTTTTTCGTAGAGATCAAAAATCGAGAGCTGCTGATGATGATTCTTTGGCTTTTGAATCAGCTGTCGTCGGATATTTTCGGGATACAGGGCGATACCGCCGTAGTACTTTCCCCGACAGGTAATAAAGTACTTCGCCCGTTTCAGGACGATACCGATTTTCTTTAAGTCCTGATAATTCAGGGCGGCCACCCGCCGGGCCTTGATGATTTTCCTTGCGGAGCGGATTCCCACCCCGGGGATTCGAAGCAGCTCTTCATAGGTGGCTTTGTTGATTTCGATCGGAAACAGCCCTAAGTTTTCCAGGGCCCAAAAACACTTGGGATCCAGGTCCAGATCGAAATTGGGATTGCCGGGGTTGAGCAGTTCCTTCGCCGTGAAGCCGTAGAAGCGAAGGAGCCAGTCCCCCTGATACAGGCGGTGCTCCCGAAGGAGGGGCGGTTTTGTTTGCAGGGCCGGTAGGCGGCGGTTTTCGTTGGCGGGGATATAGGCCGAATAATACACCCGTTTCATGGAATAGCGGTGATAGAGCCCTTCGGAAAGCCGAAGAATGTTTAAATCCGACTCGGGGCTGGCCCCCACAATCATTTGGGTGGTTTGCCCCGCCGGTAAAAAGGCGGGGGTATGTTTTGAGATCTTTTTTTCCGACTGATACACGGCGAGCTCCTCTTTCAAAGAGGCCATGGGCTTTAGGATACTTTCCTTTTTCTTTTGAGGGGCCAGACTCAGCAGGCTTTTTTCCGAGGGCAGCTCAATATTGATGCTCATCCGGTCCACGTAGTTTCCCGCCGCATGAATCAGGGCCTCGTCGGCCCCGGGGATGCCTTTTAAGTGAATGTATCCGTTAAATTTCGCTTCCCGAAGGCCCTTGACCACGGCTAAGAGCTGCTCCATGGTATAGTCCGGATTTCTAACCACGCCGGAACTTAAAAACAGGCCTTCGATGTAATTTCGTTTATAAAAGTTCAGGGTCAGTTCAATAACTTCCCGGGGGGTAAAGTTGGCCCGCTCTACCGGGTTGGAGTTTTTATTCATACAGTAGATGCAGTCGTAGACACATTCATTGGAAAAAAGAATTTTCAGCAAAGAAACGCAGCGGCCGTCCTCGGTCCAGGAATGACAGATCCCGGCCTCGGAGGCACTGCCCAGGCCTCCCGGGGTGTTTTTCCGGTTGCTTCCGCTGGAGGAACAGGACACATCGTACTTTGCCGCGTCGGATAATACTCTTAACTTTTCTTGAAGTTCCATGCCATCACCCTGCTTTTTGATTACTCGATTTTATACATCCAGTATAGCACAGAACTGCTGTTTTATCAAACGTTTGTTCTTCGTTTCCGGCCGCCACTTATCCCCCCCAGTCTTGCTACGGAGCCTATCCTCGCGGCGGTATTTCCCTGACACAATATTTACCTGCAGTCTATTTATCTACAATCTTATTTATCTGCAGTCTATTTATCTACAATCTTATTTATCTACAGTCTTATTTATCTACAGTCTTATTTATCTACAGTCTTATTTATCTACAGTCTTATTTATCTACAGTCTTATTTATCTACAGTCTTATTTATCTACAGTGAAATTTACCCATAGACGTCCCTACTCAAAATCCTTATACAGATAACTGGGCTGAATCCCTTGGTTGTTTTGGTACTTTCCGCTGTGATAGGCCTCGTAGTCCCCTTCAATGGTATGATAGTACAGTTGACAGATCTCAATATGGGGATAAATCCGGATGGGCTGGATGCAAAAGATTTCCAAGGTCCAGTAACCGGAAAAGCCCACGTCCCCAAAGCCGGCAGTGACGTGAATGAACAGCCCCAGCCTTCCCACGGAGGATCGCCCCTCCAGCATAGGCACCACCTTTAAGGTTCGGGTGTATTCCATGGTTCTTCCCAAATACAGCCGGTTCGGAGCTAATACCAGGCCCTCGGGAGGGATTGTGATCTTTTCCACCTTGTTTTCCTTTTTCATATCCAGCACATCATCGGTGTACATCAGTAGCTCGTCATGGAGCTTTAAGTTGTAGCTGTTGGGATTTAGCTGCTCTTCCCGGAAGGGCTCGATAAACAGATCCTTTCCCATGCGTTTTTGAATTTCCTTGCCCGACAGTATCATTGCTTCGCCTCCTAAGGTGTGGGTTTGATGGATTCTTTCTTTTTTTCAAAAAAAGCACCCTTTCGGATGCTTCACCGGTTTCGGTTTTCTCAAAGTATTCTCTTAATAACTTATCTCGATGGAAAAATCAGCACCGGATTTTTCGACTGTCTTGCCACGGCGTCTATGGTGCTTCCGATTAAGAGTTTTTCAATGGCTCCCGTCCCCCGGGTAGCCAAGGCGATGAGGGTAGCCCCCTCTTCTTCCGCCACCTCCATAATATTTCTTGAGGCGGTGCCTTCCCGTACATGACTTTGGACTTCATAACCGTGGTATAGGAATTCCTCTTCCATAATGGCCAGTCGTTCCTTCCACTCTTTCTTGCTGTTTTCCAACTCCTGCTGATTTTCACTTTTTTCAACTACGGAAACCAGAATAACCCCTTGTATGCCCTTCGTTTCTTTGATCTTTTCCATCATCTCAATGGAGTGTTCCGAGAAATCCACGGGAATCAATACCTTAGAGAACTTTTGCGTGCAATAGGGTTCCATTTTCCCCTCTTCAATCCCCAAGTATTTTTCGATCAACAGCGGGGTTTCCGTCATTCTGAGAACATCAAAGGTGGTGCTTCCAAGGTAACGGCTTTTGATATAACCTTTCCCATGGGATCCCAACAGGATCAGGGAAACCGCTTCCTCCTCGGCGGCCCGGGCGATCTCCACACTGGGAACACCGGAAGTGATTATTCCTTTTGCCTGCAGACCCATTTCCTCCATTTCTCTTTCGATCTTTGCAAGTTTTTCTTCGTTCTTTTGTTGCAGGGCTTCATCCTGAGCTTCCCCGGAGTCGATATCAATCACATGAAGTACTACCACTTCCCGGAGCCCAGACTTTTGCAGCTCGGCAATGCATTTTACCAGCTTCTCCGCCGGAGGAGAAAAATCCGTACACAGCAAGACTTTTTCCAATAACATGGGTTCAACGCTCCTTTCCCTTAACCCGAAGGTCAAGACATTTTATTATCAGCTACTTATATTTATACCCCGTTTCTTGCACTTTACCTTATAATTTTGCTAATTCTTATTTCTTTTTTCTTTTTTCATCCCCCGGATCCTTGAATTCCTCCTTCAGTATTCCCATTTGAATTTTATCCCGGTACTCACCCTTGTGGAAAAACTTCTGCCGTTGCCGTCCCTCTTCTTGAAAGCCGCAGCTCGAATAGCAACGGTAGCCCCGTAAGTTGTAATCATAGACCTCCAGCTCGATTCGGTGAAGATTCATCCGGTGAAAGGCAAAGTCCAGCAGCAAACGGATCGCCTCC harbors:
- a CDS encoding NUDIX domain-containing protein, yielding MQLLKKMIHPDLASTEGRTFPRTTARGIILQGENILLMYTKHYNDYSFPGGGVDSKENLLEGLKRELMEETGAQNIQVLEPFGYIDEYRPHYKPEYDLVHMESYFYRCTASDEFLEPTLEDYEKNNGMQALWVNIFDALDHNRRVIENKEASMGFSILRETFVLEEIAKKYFPDKVNESA
- a CDS encoding TIGR03915 family putative DNA repair protein, whose protein sequence is MRIVTYDGTFEGLLTVVFVCYLEKLRPTDIQVEGAVEKDFVSSYRFIKTEEEKADRVYRGIEEKISREALKNCYYAYLSQEASHSLRIYRYLRLGFQKGRDIDACITEDAVKNLHGLVQKVLREKHRMLGLTRFMELEDGTLYGKIQPKYNILGLIAPHFADRLGPERWMIHDEGRNLLVIGTQGSWLQREYNIDGALKLHQREAMFQSLWKEFHQSIAITERKNKKLQQQFMPKRYWKHLTEMQGAPPPGGEKPALKKET
- the dcd gene encoding dCTP deaminase, yielding MILSGKEIQKRMGKDLFIEPFREEQLNPNSYNLKLHDELLMYTDDVLDMKKENKVEKITIPPEGLVLAPNRLYLGRTMEYTRTLKVVPMLEGRSSVGRLGLFIHVTAGFGDVGFSGYWTLEIFCIQPIRIYPHIEICQLYYHTIEGDYEAYHSGKYQNNQGIQPSYLYKDFE
- a CDS encoding putative DNA modification/repair radical SAM protein, which gives rise to MELQEKLRVLSDAAKYDVSCSSSGSNRKNTPGGLGSASEAGICHSWTEDGRCVSLLKILFSNECVYDCIYCMNKNSNPVERANFTPREVIELTLNFYKRNYIEGLFLSSGVVRNPDYTMEQLLAVVKGLREAKFNGYIHLKGIPGADEALIHAAGNYVDRMSINIELPSEKSLLSLAPQKKKESILKPMASLKEELAVYQSEKKISKHTPAFLPAGQTTQMIVGASPESDLNILRLSEGLYHRYSMKRVYYSAYIPANENRRLPALQTKPPLLREHRLYQGDWLLRFYGFTAKELLNPGNPNFDLDLDPKCFWALENLGLFPIEINKATYEELLRIPGVGIRSARKIIKARRVAALNYQDLKKIGIVLKRAKYFITCRGKYYGGIALYPENIRRQLIQKPKNHHQQLSIFDLYEKSILKTEAKSKVLGEL
- a CDS encoding universal stress protein; the protein is MLLEKVLLCTDFSPPAEKLVKCIAELQKSGLREVVVLHVIDIDSGEAQDEALQQKNEEKLAKIEREMEEMGLQAKGIITSGVPSVEIARAAEEEAVSLILLGSHGKGYIKSRYLGSTTFDVLRMTETPLLIEKYLGIEEGKMEPYCTQKFSKVLIPVDFSEHSIEMMEKIKETKGIQGVILVSVVEKSENQQELENSKKEWKERLAIMEEEFLYHGYEVQSHVREGTASRNIMEVAEEEGATLIALATRGTGAIEKLLIGSTIDAVARQSKNPVLIFPSR
- a CDS encoding nucleoside triphosphate pyrophosphohydrolase, which encodes MTNYNKLVRDRIPEMIKEAGKTPVTKVIPEEEMESYLIQKLEEEIREFKETRDFEELADLLEVIDALAKLRGDDLFSLERIKADKKTERGGFEERILLESVED
- a CDS encoding DUF1858 domain-containing protein — encoded protein: MKITKDMNIGDVVRTYPQSIAILGSFGMGCVGCPSAQMESIEEAAQVHGMNADEIVEQLNQNL
- a CDS encoding ABC transporter substrate-binding protein is translated as MKQGRDQKKLIGILGICLMILISGALPGKGFSSGLSYGYSGEEDSLLTVGIESSTGNFNPFYYPQGADGDVVDLVFQRLVRRDFEGNWTGDAAEEWEISEDGKIITVTLREGLTFSDGEAVTAEDVVFSYRVISDPSYAGGHNTYARKLEGYQSYREGDTEDFPGVRAIDDGTVEFRFQQGGGENLESVGFYIVPKHEYQEFYRYNDTARLREKRSEPLGSGPYTLENLIMGEYVYLTGNPHYYNEETYAIEEIIMQLIEENTEIDDLTQGNVDLINGQSEIRNIKIAKGEDGIAHNKYYNDSQGLYFFNHENGATQDPAVRKALRHAMDLEELMEHHFEGYGTVPAHFFGENADIADEEGIQSLKNPSYDLEKAKEILAEGGWHLNDDGYREKDGEVLTLRIIGSTHSDIIETLSPLWDRDWANALGIEIDNAYGGMNAIMEDLIYDADANVDVWNVVFLELSLDPFAPLGAVEGYFHSSNIGTNRGNISRYQNEALDELIEKARETEDLEEEKAYYVEIAEILQEEDAYAPVYTPEYYDLYTEKLTDFKTNSHFTWTRALETARLSGEDINRDGNGGEEEEGVPWRTASYGVIALFLLFKWKNRR